A single Candidatus Chlamydia corallus DNA region contains:
- a CDS encoding DUF1137 domain-containing protein has product MTKFLYCGLFYSVGLLILAFGTMVAIIQVDQICDVSCMNKHFQESPPFLKIKKVGVSKQICSPEERFFNCKVDKSCMELHFPQSSYSCKEYLSRISGRILTQNFEKQMQFQGNSGLLNYQDGSLHVYDCRFQVDPLPGHESPDKDDSSSGGMKTLYLSLLRK; this is encoded by the coding sequence ATGACAAAATTTTTATACTGTGGTCTCTTTTATTCTGTGGGACTGCTTATTTTAGCTTTTGGGACTATGGTAGCTATTATTCAAGTGGATCAAATTTGTGATGTTTCCTGCATGAATAAACACTTTCAAGAATCTCCGCCTTTTTTAAAAATAAAAAAGGTGGGAGTCTCTAAACAAATTTGCTCTCCCGAAGAGCGATTCTTCAATTGTAAGGTTGATAAATCGTGTATGGAACTGCATTTCCCGCAATCTAGTTATTCCTGCAAAGAGTATCTCTCGAGGATATCGGGGCGTATCCTAACACAAAATTTTGAAAAGCAAATGCAGTTCCAAGGAAACTCGGGACTACTCAATTACCAAGATGGTTCTTTACATGTTTATGACTGTCGTTTTCAAGTAGATCCTTTACCTGGACATGAGTCTCCAGATAAGGATGACAGTTCTTCAGGAGGGATGAAAACTCTCTATTTATCTTTGCTAAGGAAATAA